GTCGAACCCGGCGAATCATGACGGGCCGCGAGAGTATGCTGGAAGACACCCCTCGCGCCAGCACGCGAGCCGGCCGGCAAACGGCTTTCCTTTCGGTCGTTGCAGCCCTACGGTCGCGCATCCAGCGGAACCGGAGGCAATCATCGATGAGCACGGCAGCCCAGCAAGAAAAGGTTCCCTTCTTCCAGCGTGGAAATTACGCGCCGGTCGCGGACGAGCAGAGCGTCTTTTCGCTCGAAGTCCACGGCGCCATTCCACCGGCCCTTTGCGGCCGTTATCTCCGCAATGGCCCGAACCCGAAGAACGAAATGCCGCCGCACTGGTTCTTCGGCGACGGCATGATTCACGGTGTCGCTCTCGATGGCGGGCGTGCGCTGTGGTACCGAAATCGCTGGATCCGGACGCGCCAGCTGATCGAGCGCGCGAGGGCGATCGGGCCGGACGGCACGAGGGATCTCACGGCCGGTCCCGCCAACACCAACATCGTTCGCCATGCCGGCCGCACGCTCGCCGTATCCGAGACGACGATGCCGTGGGAGGTCG
Above is a window of Candidatus Limnocylindrales bacterium DNA encoding:
- a CDS encoding carotenoid oxygenase family protein encodes the protein MSTAAQQEKVPFFQRGNYAPVADEQSVFSLEVHGAIPPALCGRYLRNGPNPKNEMPPHWFFGDGMIHGVALDGGRALWYRNRWIRTRQLIERARAIGPDGTRDLTAGPANTNIVRHAGRTLAVSETTMPWEVDGNLETIGRCDFGGRLATGMTAHPKICAATGEMHFFDYGFLAPFLTYHCVSKDGELIRSVPIDVPGPTMIHDFAITEQHVLFMDLPVVFDFERAMRGSMPYRWDDDYGARVGVM